The Serpentinimonas maccroryi genome has a segment encoding these proteins:
- a CDS encoding pyridoxal phosphate-dependent aminotransferase — MPTPPLLKSAKLANVCYDIRGPVLDKARAMEEEGHKIIKLNIGNIAAFGLQPPDEIVQDMIRNLPTPTAAGYTDSKGLFAPRKAVVHYTQEKGVAGVTVDDVYLGNGASELISMSLNALLNSGDEVLIPAPDYPLYTASVALAGGTPVHYLCDEGSGWLPDLDDIRRKITPQTKGIVVINPNNPTGALYPDDLLRAIVEIARQHGLVIFADEIYDKTLYDGATHTSVAALADEVLVLTFNGLSKNYRSCGYRAGWMVVSGDKRRARDYIEGLNMLASMRLCANTPGQMAIQTALGGYQSIKDLVAPGGRLCRQRDLAYELMSQIPGVSVVKPKAALYMFPRLDPKVYPIADDQQFAYDLLAEEKVLIVQGTGFNWPQPDHFRLVFLPHADDLSEAIGRIARFLAQLRKRHNT; from the coding sequence ATGCCCACACCGCCGCTGCTCAAATCAGCCAAACTGGCCAACGTCTGCTACGACATCCGCGGCCCCGTGCTCGACAAAGCGCGCGCCATGGAGGAGGAAGGCCACAAGATCATCAAGCTCAACATCGGCAACATCGCCGCCTTTGGCTTGCAGCCGCCCGACGAGATCGTGCAAGACATGATCCGCAACCTGCCCACCCCCACGGCCGCCGGCTACACCGACAGCAAGGGCCTGTTTGCGCCGCGCAAGGCGGTGGTGCACTACACCCAAGAAAAAGGCGTGGCCGGGGTCACGGTCGATGACGTGTACCTGGGCAACGGCGCCAGCGAACTGATCAGCATGAGCCTCAACGCCCTGCTCAACAGCGGCGACGAGGTGCTGATCCCGGCCCCCGACTACCCGCTCTACACCGCCAGCGTGGCGCTGGCCGGGGGCACGCCGGTGCACTACTTGTGCGACGAAGGCAGCGGCTGGCTGCCGGACCTTGACGACATTCGGCGCAAGATCACGCCGCAGACCAAGGGCATCGTCGTCATCAACCCCAACAACCCCACCGGTGCGCTCTACCCCGACGACCTGCTGCGCGCGATCGTCGAGATCGCACGCCAGCACGGGCTGGTGATCTTCGCCGACGAGATTTACGACAAAACCCTGTACGACGGCGCCACCCACACCAGCGTGGCGGCGCTGGCCGACGAGGTGCTGGTGCTGACCTTCAACGGCCTGAGCAAAAACTACCGCTCCTGTGGCTACCGCGCCGGCTGGATGGTGGTCTCGGGCGACAAACGGCGCGCGCGCGACTACATCGAGGGCCTGAACATGCTGGCTTCGATGCGCCTGTGCGCCAACACGCCGGGCCAGATGGCGATCCAGACCGCGCTCGGCGGCTACCAGAGCATCAAAGACCTGGTGGCCCCGGGCGGGCGCCTGTGCCGCCAGCGCGATCTGGCCTACGAGCTCATGAGCCAGATTCCGGGCGTGAGTGTGGTCAAGCCCAAGGCGGCGCTGTACATGTTCCCGCGCCTCGACCCCAAGGTGTACCCGATCGCCGACGACCAGCAGTTTGCCTACGACCTGCTGGCCGAAGAAAAAGTGCTGATCGTGCAGGGAACGGGCTTTAACTGGCCGCAACCGGATCACTTCCGCTTGGTTTTCCTGCCGCACGCCGACGATTTGAGCGAAGCCATCGGGCGCATTGCGCGCTTTCTGGCGCAGTTGCGCAAGCGCCACAACACCTGA
- a CDS encoding peroxiredoxin, giving the protein MAVVVNKLIPEFEASATSGVKVTQQSHLGQTLVLFFYPKDNTPGCTTEAMQFRDHYADFTQAGAQVFGVSRDNMKSHDEFKAKLELPFELIADTEEKMCHMFGVVKNKIMYGKKVKGIERSTFLIGPTGVLLQEWRGLKVPGHVEEVLKAVKLLKKAA; this is encoded by the coding sequence ATGGCCGTCGTCGTCAACAAACTTATACCCGAATTCGAAGCCAGCGCCACGAGCGGGGTCAAGGTCACGCAGCAGTCGCATCTGGGGCAAACGCTGGTGCTGTTTTTCTACCCCAAAGACAACACCCCCGGCTGCACCACCGAAGCCATGCAGTTTCGCGACCATTATGCCGACTTCACCCAAGCCGGGGCGCAGGTGTTTGGCGTCTCGCGCGACAACATGAAGTCGCACGACGAGTTCAAGGCCAAGCTCGAGCTGCCGTTCGAACTCATCGCCGACACCGAAGAAAAAATGTGCCACATGTTCGGCGTGGTCAAAAACAAGATCATGTACGGCAAAAAGGTCAAGGGCATCGAGCGCAGCACCTTCCTCATCGGCCCCACCGGCGTGCTGCTGCAAGAGTGGCGCGGCCTCAAGGTGCCCGGCCATGTGGAAGAAGTGCTCAAGGCGGTCAAACTGCTCAAAAAAGCGGCATAA
- a CDS encoding Mth938-like domain-containing protein, translating into MKLQPDRIESTTVRAHGLGWLQIGDTTYRHSLLLCADGRIQPWDCAHHADIALPHFALLAAWQPELLLLGSGARLRFVAPALLRPLIDAGIGVETMDTQAAARTYNILAGEGRRVAAALLIEVP; encoded by the coding sequence ATGAAACTGCAACCCGACCGCATCGAAAGCACCACCGTGCGCGCCCACGGGCTAGGCTGGTTGCAGATCGGCGACACCACCTACCGCCACAGCCTGCTGCTGTGCGCCGACGGCCGCATCCAGCCTTGGGACTGCGCCCACCACGCCGACATCGCGCTGCCGCACTTTGCCCTGCTGGCCGCTTGGCAGCCCGAGCTGCTGCTGTTGGGCAGCGGTGCGCGGCTGCGCTTCGTCGCCCCAGCGCTGCTGCGCCCCTTGATCGACGCCGGCATCGGCGTCGAGACCATGGACACCCAAGCCGCCGCGCGCACCTACAACATTCTGGCCGGCGAAGGGCGCCGGGTAGCGGCGGCGCTGTTGATTGAAGTGCCCTGA
- a CDS encoding IS3 family transposase (programmed frameshift) — MARYGQAFKNRVVARLLPPESAPLAALAQEFGVSADTLERWRSAALAQPAQQRSWTAAARLEAVISTAALDEAARSAWCRQHGLYPHDLAQWHSSAAQALASPEEARASPQQTKEDRRRIKELERELRRKDKALAETAALLVLSKKGRGDLPQGRGRMIGLEDRRSLAQDIQAAHAAGARLHKACEVAGIDVRTLQRWRAGAGLQRGDGRPQAVRPTPGHALSPVEREQILRVANQPRFADMPPARIVPALADEGVYLASESSFQRVLRAHGQTQHRGRAKAPRASRAPTTHVATAPRQLWCWDMSYLPAQVTGRWFYLYLILDVYSRKIVGFEVHERDDSVHATQLVKRTALAEGIHALDNKPVLHGDNGATLKATTVLAMLHWLGVKPSYSRPRVSDDNAFVESLFRTAKYRPQYPEKGFADLQAARQWASDFVHWYNHEHRHSGIRYVTPAQRHAGLDQEILQARHALYAQAREDNPRRWSGPTRDWSLIKTVTLNPERTEVQNAALTRSITQPMAA, encoded by the exons GTGGCTCGATACGGACAAGCATTCAAAAACCGCGTGGTAGCCCGGCTGCTGCCACCAGAGAGCGCCCCACTGGCGGCGCTGGCACAAGAGTTTGGCGTGAGCGCCGACACCCTAGAGCGCTGGCGCAGCGCCGCTTTGGCCCAGCCCGCGCAGCAGCGCAGTTGGACGGCGGCGGCGCGCCTCGAAGCGGTGATCAGCACAGCGGCGCTGGACGAGGCAGCGCGCAGCGCCTGGTGCCGCCAGCACGGCCTGTACCCGCACGATCTGGCGCAGTGGCACAGCAGCGCTGCGCAGGCCCTGGCCAGCCCCGAGGAGGCCCGCGCCAGCCCGCAGCAGACCAAGGAAGACCGGCGGCGCATCAAAGAGCTCGAACGCGAGCTGCGCCGCAAGGACAAGGCCCTGGCCGAGACGGCAGCGCTGCTGGTGCTGTCAAAAAAAG GTCGAGGCGATCTTCCACAAGGGCGCGGCCGAATGATCGGCCTCGAAGATCGCCGCAGTTTGGCCCAAGACATCCAAGCGGCTCACGCAGCCGGTGCACGGCTGCACAAGGCCTGCGAGGTTGCCGGCATTGACGTGCGCACCCTGCAGCGCTGGCGCGCCGGTGCGGGCTTGCAACGCGGCGACGGCCGCCCACAGGCCGTGCGGCCTACGCCCGGGCATGCCTTGAGCCCCGTCGAGCGTGAGCAGATCCTGCGTGTGGCCAACCAGCCGCGCTTTGCCGACATGCCCCCGGCGCGCATTGTGCCGGCCTTGGCCGACGAGGGCGTGTATCTGGCCAGCGAATCCAGCTTTCAGCGCGTGCTGCGCGCGCATGGTCAGACGCAGCACCGCGGGCGCGCCAAGGCGCCGCGCGCCAGCCGCGCGCCAACCACCCACGTGGCCACGGCGCCGCGCCAACTGTGGTGCTGGGACATGAGCTACCTGCCGGCGCAGGTCACTGGGCGTTGGTTCTATCTGTACCTGATTCTGGACGTCTACAGCCGCAAGATCGTGGGCTTTGAAGTCCATGAGCGCGACGACTCCGTGCACGCCACGCAGTTGGTCAAGCGCACGGCGCTGGCCGAGGGCATCCACGCCTTGGACAACAAGCCCGTGCTGCACGGCGACAACGGCGCCACGCTCAAGGCCACCACCGTGCTGGCGATGCTGCACTGGCTGGGCGTCAAGCCCTCGTACTCGCGGCCCCGCGTCAGCGACGACAACGCCTTTGTGGAGAGCCTGTTTCGCACGGCCAAGTACAGGCCGCAGTATCCTGAAAAAGGGTTTGCCGACTTGCAGGCTGCGCGCCAGTGGGCGAGCGATTTCGTGCATTGGTACAACCATGAGCACCGCCACAGTGGCATCCGCTACGTCACGCCGGCGCAGCGCCATGCCGGACTGGACCAAGAGATTCTGCAAGCACGCCACGCCCTCTACGCCCAAGCCCGCGAAGACAACCCGCGGCGCTGGTCTGGCCCCACGCGCGACTGGTCACTCATCAAAACCGTCACCCTCAACCCTGAACGAACGGAGGTGCAAAACGCTGCCCTGACGCGCAGCATTACGCAGCCAATGGCTGCTTGA